A single Pyxicephalus adspersus chromosome 8, UCB_Pads_2.0, whole genome shotgun sequence DNA region contains:
- the PLA2G6 gene encoding 85/88 kDa calcium-independent phospholipase A2 isoform X1: protein MGKSESVLALLRCHALCDIMGKDGYPIHTAMKYSTKGCAEAILDFTATQAHSEDPRYRATPLHWAKNAEMSLLLLQHGSNVNALSRTSETPLHIMVKKDRFDCAMVLLTHGADPNAKGEHGNTPLHLAMKKDHLELIKALIVFGANVEQPNDFGETPGLMAARSSKGSNRKVLLDMLYNVGAQRCFPPDTQLPPSVSTAAPPMNTTSGIGFQDIVYVSTALSTIIASRDTVDFREDGLRVHDKLLCLDGGGIRGLVLIQLLIAIEKTAGRPIRELFDWVSGTSTGGILALAIVHGKSMEYLRCLYFRMKNEVFRGSRPYESAPLEEFLKKEFGEQTKMTDVMHPKVMVTSTMSDRHPAELHLFRNYDPPDTGREPTFKSVSTFRPVTRPEEQLVWRAARSSGAAPSYFRPMGRFLDGGLLSNNPTLDAMAEIHDYNTCLKRQGKSEQVKKLGLVVSLGTGKPPQVQVSSVDVFRPSNPWEVMKTVVGARELGKMVVDCCTDSDGPAVNRARAWCKMIDVNYFRLSPQLQTDVMLDEVSDAVLVNMLWDTQIYIYQQREEIQKLAQLLLGP, encoded by the exons ATGGGCAAATCTGAATCTGTGCTGGCATTGCTGCGCTGCCATGCTCTTTGTGATATCATGGGAAAGGATGGATACCCAATTCATACAGCGATGAAGTACTCCACCAAAGG ATGTGCAGAAGCAATACTGGACTTTACTGCTACCCAGGCCCATTCTGAAGATCCTCGATATAGGGCAACACCACTTCATTGGGCAAAGAATGCTGAG ATGTCTCTGCTGTTACTTCAACATGGTAGCAATGTAAATGCACTCAGCAGGACATCAGAAACCCCACTACACATAATGGTAAAGAAGGATCGGTTTGATTGTGCTATGGTTCTCCTAACTCATGGAGCCGATCCAAACGCCAAGGGAGAGCATGGAAATACCCCTCTACACCTGGCAATGAAG AAAGATCACCTGGAGCTTATTAAAGCTCTTATTGTTTTTGGAGCCAATGTGGAGCAGCCGAATGACTTTGGGGAGACACCAGGACTCATGGCAGCCCGGTCTAGCAAAG GATCAAATCGCAAGGTGCTGCTTGACATGCTTTATAACGTGGGAGCACAGCGCTGTTTTCCCCCTGATACCCAGCTTCCACCAAGTGTCTCCACAGCAGCTCCTCCTATGAACACAACTAGCGGCATAG GATTCCAGGATATAGTCTATGTTTCCACTGCACTAAGCACCATAATAGCATCACGTGACACCGTAGATTTCAGAGAAGATGGCTTAAGAGT ACATGACAAGCTCCTATGTTTGGATGGAGGTGGCATTCGTGGACTCGTTCTTATTCAGCTGCTTATTGCTATAGAGAAGACTGCAGGGCGACCCATTCGGGAACTCTTTGATTGGGTCTCTGGCACTAGCACAGGAGGCATCTTGGCACTAGCCATAGTGCATG GAAAGTCCATGGAATACCTCCGTTGTTTATACTTTCGCATGAAAAATGAAGTTTTCCGAGGTTCACGCCCGTATGAATCTGCCCCTTTAGAAGAGTTTCTTAAAAAGGAATTTGGGGAACAAACTAAAATGACAGATGTGATGCACCCTAA GGTCATGGTAACTAGTACAATGTCTGATAGACATCCAGCTGAGCTGCACCTGTTCCGAAACTATGATCCACCAGACACTGGCCGAGAGCCAACTTTTAAGAGTGTTTCCACTTTCCGTCCAGTGACAAGGCCAGAAG AGCAACTGGTGTGGCGTGCAGCCCGTTCCAGTGGAGCTGCTCCCTCATATTTTCGCCCTATGGGTCGTTTCCTGGATGGTGGGCTGCTTTCAAATAATCCTACCCTAGATGCCATGGCTGAGATCCATGACTACAACACATGCTTGAAGCGTCAG GGTAAAAGTGAACAAGTTAAGAAGTTAGGTTTGGTGGTCTCACTGGGCACTGGGAAACCCCCCCAAGTTCAGGTCAGCTCTGTTGATGTGTTCAGACCATCTAACCCATGGGAAGTTATGAAGACTGTGGTCGGAGCAAGAGAATTGGGCAAGATGGTGGTGGATTGT TGTACAGATTCCGATGGCCCAGCTGTTAATAGAGCCCGGGCATGGTGCAAAATGATAGATGTCAATTATTTCAG atTAAGCCCACAGCTGCAGACAGATGTGATGTTGGATGAGGTTAGTGATGCAGTATTGGTTAACATGCTGTGGGATACACAAATCTATATCTACCAGCAGAGAGAGGAGATTCAGAAATTGGCCCAACTATTACTTGGACCATGA
- the PLA2G6 gene encoding 85/88 kDa calcium-independent phospholipase A2 isoform X2, which yields MGKSESVLALLRCHALCDIMGKDGYPIHTAMKYSTKGCAEAILDFTATQAHSEDPRYRATPLHWAKNAEMSLLLLQHGSNVNALSRTSETPLHIMVKKDRFDCAMVLLTHGADPNAKGEHGNTPLHLAMKKDHLELIKALIVFGANVEQPNDFGETPGLMAARSSKGFQDIVYVSTALSTIIASRDTVDFREDGLRVHDKLLCLDGGGIRGLVLIQLLIAIEKTAGRPIRELFDWVSGTSTGGILALAIVHGKSMEYLRCLYFRMKNEVFRGSRPYESAPLEEFLKKEFGEQTKMTDVMHPKVMVTSTMSDRHPAELHLFRNYDPPDTGREPTFKSVSTFRPVTRPEEQLVWRAARSSGAAPSYFRPMGRFLDGGLLSNNPTLDAMAEIHDYNTCLKRQGKSEQVKKLGLVVSLGTGKPPQVQVSSVDVFRPSNPWEVMKTVVGARELGKMVVDCCTDSDGPAVNRARAWCKMIDVNYFRLSPQLQTDVMLDEVSDAVLVNMLWDTQIYIYQQREEIQKLAQLLLGP from the exons ATGGGCAAATCTGAATCTGTGCTGGCATTGCTGCGCTGCCATGCTCTTTGTGATATCATGGGAAAGGATGGATACCCAATTCATACAGCGATGAAGTACTCCACCAAAGG ATGTGCAGAAGCAATACTGGACTTTACTGCTACCCAGGCCCATTCTGAAGATCCTCGATATAGGGCAACACCACTTCATTGGGCAAAGAATGCTGAG ATGTCTCTGCTGTTACTTCAACATGGTAGCAATGTAAATGCACTCAGCAGGACATCAGAAACCCCACTACACATAATGGTAAAGAAGGATCGGTTTGATTGTGCTATGGTTCTCCTAACTCATGGAGCCGATCCAAACGCCAAGGGAGAGCATGGAAATACCCCTCTACACCTGGCAATGAAG AAAGATCACCTGGAGCTTATTAAAGCTCTTATTGTTTTTGGAGCCAATGTGGAGCAGCCGAATGACTTTGGGGAGACACCAGGACTCATGGCAGCCCGGTCTAGCAAAG GATTCCAGGATATAGTCTATGTTTCCACTGCACTAAGCACCATAATAGCATCACGTGACACCGTAGATTTCAGAGAAGATGGCTTAAGAGT ACATGACAAGCTCCTATGTTTGGATGGAGGTGGCATTCGTGGACTCGTTCTTATTCAGCTGCTTATTGCTATAGAGAAGACTGCAGGGCGACCCATTCGGGAACTCTTTGATTGGGTCTCTGGCACTAGCACAGGAGGCATCTTGGCACTAGCCATAGTGCATG GAAAGTCCATGGAATACCTCCGTTGTTTATACTTTCGCATGAAAAATGAAGTTTTCCGAGGTTCACGCCCGTATGAATCTGCCCCTTTAGAAGAGTTTCTTAAAAAGGAATTTGGGGAACAAACTAAAATGACAGATGTGATGCACCCTAA GGTCATGGTAACTAGTACAATGTCTGATAGACATCCAGCTGAGCTGCACCTGTTCCGAAACTATGATCCACCAGACACTGGCCGAGAGCCAACTTTTAAGAGTGTTTCCACTTTCCGTCCAGTGACAAGGCCAGAAG AGCAACTGGTGTGGCGTGCAGCCCGTTCCAGTGGAGCTGCTCCCTCATATTTTCGCCCTATGGGTCGTTTCCTGGATGGTGGGCTGCTTTCAAATAATCCTACCCTAGATGCCATGGCTGAGATCCATGACTACAACACATGCTTGAAGCGTCAG GGTAAAAGTGAACAAGTTAAGAAGTTAGGTTTGGTGGTCTCACTGGGCACTGGGAAACCCCCCCAAGTTCAGGTCAGCTCTGTTGATGTGTTCAGACCATCTAACCCATGGGAAGTTATGAAGACTGTGGTCGGAGCAAGAGAATTGGGCAAGATGGTGGTGGATTGT TGTACAGATTCCGATGGCCCAGCTGTTAATAGAGCCCGGGCATGGTGCAAAATGATAGATGTCAATTATTTCAG atTAAGCCCACAGCTGCAGACAGATGTGATGTTGGATGAGGTTAGTGATGCAGTATTGGTTAACATGCTGTGGGATACACAAATCTATATCTACCAGCAGAGAGAGGAGATTCAGAAATTGGCCCAACTATTACTTGGACCATGA